A segment of the Bacillus licheniformis DSM 13 = ATCC 14580 genome:
CTGAACAGGAAAATCGAAATGGAAGTGCCGTTTGTCAAGCTGATGTCGTTTGATGAGCTTGTCAACCTATTCGGCGGTGCAGATCTTCCTGTCGCAAGCATCTTTTTGCGCATGGAAGGGGATTTTCCAGGTTCTATGTTCGTGATCATGCCTTTTTCAGAGGCCGAGCAGCTGATCAGGGAGCTTGTCGGCAATCCGGAATTCGAGATTGACAGCATGACGCCGAACGATATCGGAGCCTCTGCCCTGCACGAACTCGGAAACATTATGGCGGGATCTTATTTGACCGCTCTCGCTGATTTGACAAACCGGCAAATGTACCCGAGCGTCCCAGAACTGACGCTAGATATGTTCGGAGCCGTCATCAGCGAAGGGCTGATCGAGCTCAGCCAAGTCGGAGATCAAGTTATCGTGATCGACAACTCCATTTTTGACGAGGAGCACAACCGGAAAGTTAAAGCGCATTTGTTCCTTCTGCCGGACTATGATTCTTTTGAAAAGCTCTTTCATGCATTGGGTGCAGCGCTATGAAAATCTTAGAAAAAGAAACATCGATTATCAGAGTGGGAATTGCCGATGTAAAAATCGTCCGCACTCCCGACAAGATCAGAACATCGGGTCTCGGTTCGTGCGTCGGGCTCGTGCTGTATGATTTGGAAGCAAAGACGGCCGGTCTCGTCCACGTCATGCTTCCGGACTCTTCCTTATCCAAGACGCCGGACATCAACGTGGCAAAATACGCGGACACAGCCGTCGAAGCGACGGTCAAGATGCTGCTTGAAGCCGGATGCCGAAAATACGCTTTGAAAGCGAAAATGGCCGGAGGAGCCGAAATGTTTAAATTTAAGATGACAAATGATTTGATGAAAGTCGGGCCAAGAAATGTGCTTGCGATTAAAAAACATCTATCTCTCTTAAACATTCCGATTGTAAGCGAGGATACAGGCGGAAACAGCGGAAGGACGATCGAG
Coding sequences within it:
- a CDS encoding chemotaxis protein CheD; amino-acid sequence: MKILEKETSIIRVGIADVKIVRTPDKIRTSGLGSCVGLVLYDLEAKTAGLVHVMLPDSSLSKTPDINVAKYADTAVEATVKMLLEAGCRKYALKAKMAGGAEMFKFKMTNDLMKVGPRNVLAIKKHLSLLNIPIVSEDTGGNSGRTIEFDPQSAELVIRTVKQGVTTI
- a CDS encoding chemotaxis protein CheC, translated to MSVFNGIREEHLDILREVGNIGAGHSASALALLLNRKIEMEVPFVKLMSFDELVNLFGGADLPVASIFLRMEGDFPGSMFVIMPFSEAEQLIRELVGNPEFEIDSMTPNDIGASALHELGNIMAGSYLTALADLTNRQMYPSVPELTLDMFGAVISEGLIELSQVGDQVIVIDNSIFDEEHNRKVKAHLFLLPDYDSFEKLFHALGAAL